A single region of the Oncorhynchus keta strain PuntledgeMale-10-30-2019 chromosome 4, Oket_V2, whole genome shotgun sequence genome encodes:
- the LOC118369612 gene encoding arylamine N-acetyltransferase 2-like yields MDVPKYFLRIGYEGPALPTLTLDALQRVHRCHLRTVPFENLTIHSGGRVRLELPHLYDKIVNHRRGGFCFENNGLFSWLLSEMGFEVTILAGQVRDAITGWYGPPFDHFISMVTLEGHRWLCDVAFGGSGFELPMSLETEEPQKQGHRVYRIRRAGEMHFLEWQDEDRETGLWTELYKFTLDTRHRGDFIEMCDYHQSSPRSIFFCKSLCSMLKPTGRLTYMGHKLITTQFPSDETGTVTKASRELTDEEIPDILKEEFGIILESQLVPKDETITPPRNMF; encoded by the coding sequence ATGGATGTTCCGAAGTATTTTCTACGCATTGGGTATGAGGGACCAGCGTTGCCAACGCTGACCTTGGACGCGCTCCAGCGTGTACACCGCTGTCATCTGAGGACTGTCCCTTTCGAGAATCTCACCATCCACAGCGGGGGGCGCGTACGACTCGAACTCCCGCACCTCTATGATAAAATCGTTAACCACCGCCGCGGAGGGTTCTGCTTCGAGAACAACGGTCTGTTCTCCTGGCTTCTGTCGGAAATGGGATTCGAGGTCACCATCCTAGCGGGCCAAGTGAGAGACGCCATCACAGGGTGGTACGGCCCGCCGTTCGACCACTTCATCTCCATGGTGACGCTCGAGGGGCATCGATGGCTGTGCGACGTGGCATTTGGTGGATCAGGGTTCGAGCTCCCCATGTCCTTAGAGACGGAAGAACCTCAGAAGCAGGGCCACAGAGTGTACAGGATCAGACGAGCGGGAGAGATGCACTTTCTGGAGTGGCAAGATGAAGACAGAGAAACTGGGCTCTGGACTGAGCTATACAAGTTCACTCTGGACACAAGACACAGAGGAGACTTCATAGAGATGTGTGACTACCATCAGAGCTCCCCTCGCTCCATCTTCTTCTGCAAGTCCCTCTGCTCCATGCTGAAGCCTACCGGGAGGCTCACCTACATGGGCCATAAACTCATCACCACCCAGTTTCCCTCAGATGAAACTGGGACTGTGACTAAAGCCAGCAGAGAGCTGACTGATGAAGAGATACCAGACATACTAAAAGAAGAGTTTGGAATAATACTGGAATCTCAACTTGTCCCAAAGGATGAAACTATAACACCACCCCGCaacatgttttaa